A window from Canis aureus isolate CA01 chromosome 23, VMU_Caureus_v.1.0, whole genome shotgun sequence encodes these proteins:
- the LOC144295390 gene encoding olfactory receptor 51V1-like, whose translation MALGSSSLNSSSFLLTGFSGLEQQYPWISIPFSTIYAMVLLGNCLVLHVIRTEPSLHQPMFYFLAMLALTDLCMGLSTVHTVLGILWGFIREISLDSCIAQSYFIHGLSFMESSVLLTMAFDRYVAIYNPLRYSSILTNSRIFKIGLIIVGRSFFFITPPIINLKFFHYCHSHSLSHSFCLHQDLLRLACSDIRFNSYYALMLVILTLLLDAVLILYSYVLILRAVLAIASQEEQHKLFQTCISHLCAVLVFYIPIISLTMVHRFGKHLSPVIHVLMGNIYILFPPLMNPIIYSVKTQQIRSRMLRLFSLDMCRVA comes from the coding sequence ATGGCGTTGGGAAGTTCTAGCCTaaattcttcctccttccttctcacgGGATTTTCTGGCCTGGAGCAGCAATATCCTTGGATCTCCATTCCCTTCTCCACTATCTACGCCATGGTGCTTTTGGGCAACTGCCTGGTGCTGCATGTGATCCGGACTGAGCCGAGCCTGCACCAGCCCATGTTCTACTTCCTGGCCATGCTGGCCCTCACTGACCTGTGCATGGGGCTGTCCACGGTGCACACGGTGCTGGGCATCCTGTGGGGGTTCATTCGAGAAATCAGCCTGGATTCGTGCATTGCCCAGTCCTACTTCATCCATGGTCTTTCCTTCATGGAGTCCTCTGTCCTCCTTACTATGGCCTTTGATAGGTATGTCGCCATTTACAATCCACTGCGGTATTCCTCCATTCTGACTAATTCCAGGATTTTCAAAATCGGGCTCATCATAGTGGGTAGGAGTTTCTTCTTTATTACACCCCCCATCATCAATCTGAAATTTTTCCATTACTGTCATTCCCATAGCCTCTCTCACTCGTTCTGCCTACACCAGGACCTTCTGCGTCTAGCTTGCTCAGACATCAGGTTTAATAGCTACTATGCCCTGATGTTGGTCATTCTCACGCTGTTGTTGGATGCTGTTCTCATCCTTTACTCCTATGTGCTGATTCTTAGGGCAGTGCTAGCAATTGCCTCTCAGGAGGAGCAGCATAAATTATTTCAGACCTGCATCTCCCACCTGTGTGCTGTTCTCGTGTTCTATATCCCTATCATTAGCTTAACAATGGTGCACCGTTTTGGCAAGCATCTCTCACCTGTGATCCATGTACTTATGGGCAACATCTACATCCTTTTCCCACCTTTGATGAACCCCATCATCTACAGTGTCAAGACCCAGCAGATTCGGAGCAGAATGCTCAGACTCTTTTCTCTGGATATGTGTCGAGTTGCCTAG
- the LOC144295391 gene encoding olfactory receptor 52Z1P-like: MLQEMAPFSYNHTNTQDMWYVLIGIPGLEDSHPWISIPICSMYVLAVIGNSFLIFLIVTERSLHEPMYFFLSMLASADVLLSTATAPKMLAIFWFQSMDISFGSCVSQMFFIHFIFVAESAILLAMAFDRYVAICYPLRYTTILTSSATGKIGIAAVVRSFFICLPFIFLVYRLRYCGRNIIPHSYCEHMGIARLACDSIKVNIIYGLTVALLSTGLDIVFIIMSYTMILCTVFQIPSWAARFKALNTCASHICVILMFYAPAFFSFFAHRFGGKTIPHHIHILVANLYVVVPPMLNPIIYGVKTKQIQDRVTLLFSFISTCC; encoded by the coding sequence ATGCTGCAGGAGATGGCCCCTTTCTCTTACAACCACACCAATACCCAGGATATGTGGTATGTCCTGATTGGAATCCCAGGGCTGGAAGATTCTCACCCCTGGATCTCCATCCCTATCTGTTCGATGTACGTGTTGGCTGTCATAGGCAACAGCTTCTTGATCTTCCTGATTGTGACTGAGCGCAGTCTCCACGAGcccatgtattttttcctttccatgctGGCCTCGGCAGATGTGCTGCTCTCCACAGCCACAGCCCCCAAGATGCTGGCCATCTTCTGGTTCCAGTCCATGGATATATCCTTCGGTAGCTGTGTATCTCAGATGTTCTTCATACATTTCATCTTTGTGGCAGAATCTGCTATTCTCCTGGCCATGGCAtttgaccgctatgtggccatctgttaCCCCCTGAGATACACCACCATCTTAACCTCCTCAGCCACTGGGAAGATTGGCATAGCAGCTGTGGTCAGGAGCTTTttcatctgccttccattcatcTTCCTGGTTTACCGACTTAGGTACTGTGGGAGAAACATCATTCCCCACTCCTACTGTGAGCACATGGGCATTGCCAGATTGGCATGTGACAGTATCAAGGTCAACATCATCTATGGCCTGACTGTGGCCCTACTGTCTACAGGACTGGATATTGTGTTCATCATTATGTCGTACACCATGATCCTTTGCACAGTGTTTCAGATACCTTCCTGGGCTGCCAGATTCAAGGCCCTCAACACATGTGCTTCCCACATCTGTGTCATCCTTATGTTCTATGCCCcagcattcttttcattttttgcccATCGTTTTGGGGGTAAAACCATCCCTCACCACATCCACATCCTGGTAGCCAATCTCTATGTGGTTGTTCCCCCTATGCTAAACCCCATCATTTATGGGGTGAAGACCAAACAGATTCAAGACCGAGTAACATTGCTTTTCTCCTTCATCAGCACATGTTGTTAA